One stretch of Pseudomonas fragi DNA includes these proteins:
- the glpK gene encoding glycerol kinase GlpK — MTDIQNKNYIIALDQGTTSSRAIIFDRDANVVCTAQREFQQHYPQPGWVEHDPMEIFATQSAVMVEALAQAGLHHDQVAAIGITNQRETTVVWDKESGRPIYNAIVWQCRRSTEICEQLKRDGHEQYISDTTGLVTDPYFSGTKLKWILDNVEGSRERARKGELLFGTVDSWLIWKFTGGKTHVTDYTNASRTMLFNIHTLEWDAKMLEVLDIPREMLPEVKSSSEIYGRTKSGIAIGGIAGDQQAALFGQMCVEPGQAKNTYGTGCFLLMNTGANAVKSTHGMLTTIACGPRGEVAYALEGAVFNGGSTVQWLRDELKIINDAHDTEYFANKVKDSNGVYLVPAFTGLGAPYWDPYARGALFGLTRGVRVDHIIRAALESIAYQTRDVLDAMQQDSGERLKALRVDGGAVANNFLMQFQADILGTQVERPQMRETTALGAAYLAGLACGFWGSLDELRGKAVVEREFEPALDEASKEKLYAGWKKAVSRTRDWEPHEESN; from the coding sequence ATGACCGATATTCAGAATAAGAACTACATTATTGCGCTGGACCAAGGCACCACCAGTTCGCGAGCGATCATCTTTGATCGTGACGCCAACGTGGTGTGTACGGCGCAACGCGAATTCCAGCAGCACTACCCGCAACCGGGCTGGGTCGAGCACGACCCGATGGAAATCTTCGCCACCCAGAGCGCGGTCATGGTCGAGGCCCTGGCCCAGGCCGGCCTGCATCACGACCAGGTTGCCGCCATCGGCATTACCAACCAGCGTGAGACCACTGTGGTCTGGGACAAGGAAAGCGGTCGCCCGATCTACAACGCCATCGTCTGGCAGTGCCGTCGCAGTACCGAAATTTGCGAACAGCTCAAGCGCGACGGCCACGAGCAATACATCAGCGACACCACTGGCCTGGTAACCGACCCGTACTTCTCCGGCACCAAACTGAAGTGGATCCTCGACAACGTCGAAGGCAGCCGCGAGCGCGCACGCAAGGGCGAATTGCTGTTCGGCACCGTCGACAGCTGGCTGATCTGGAAATTTACCGGCGGCAAAACCCACGTTACCGACTACACCAACGCCTCACGCACCATGCTCTTCAACATCCACACCCTGGAGTGGGATGCCAAGATGCTGGAGGTGCTGGATATCCCGCGCGAAATGCTGCCGGAAGTGAAGTCGTCTTCCGAAATCTACGGCCGTACCAAAAGCGGTATCGCCATTGGCGGTATTGCCGGCGACCAGCAGGCTGCACTGTTTGGCCAAATGTGCGTCGAGCCGGGCCAGGCCAAAAACACCTACGGCACTGGCTGCTTCCTGCTGATGAACACCGGCGCCAATGCCGTCAAATCGACCCACGGCATGCTGACGACCATCGCCTGCGGCCCACGCGGCGAAGTTGCCTACGCCCTGGAAGGCGCCGTGTTCAACGGCGGCTCCACCGTGCAATGGCTGCGCGACGAACTGAAGATCATCAACGACGCCCACGACACCGAGTACTTCGCCAATAAAGTCAAAGACAGTAACGGCGTGTATCTGGTACCTGCCTTCACCGGCCTCGGCGCTCCCTACTGGGACCCGTATGCCCGTGGCGCGCTGTTCGGCCTGACTCGCGGCGTACGCGTTGATCACATTATTCGTGCAGCACTGGAGTCGATTGCCTACCAGACCCGCGACGTTCTGGACGCCATGCAACAGGACTCTGGTGAACGCCTCAAAGCCCTGCGTGTGGACGGTGGCGCCGTGGCCAACAACTTCCTGATGCAATTTCAGGCCGACATCCTCGGCACTCAGGTTGAGCGCCCGCAAATGCGTGAAACCACTGCATTGGGTGCTGCGTACCTGGCCGGTCTGGCCTGCGGTTTCTGGGGCAGCCTGGATGAATTGCGCGGCAAGGCGGTCGTAGAGCGCGAATTCGAACCTGCACTCGACGAAGCCAGCAAAGAGAAGCTCTATGCCGGCTGGAAAAAGGCCGTGAGCCGTACCCGCGACTGGGAACCCCACGAAGAAAGCAACTAA
- a CDS encoding MIP/aquaporin family protein encodes MSTASQHPTLSGQCLAEFLGTALLIFFGTGCVAALKVAGASFGLWEISIIWGIGVSMAIYLTAGVSGAHLNPAVSIALCLFTDFEKRKLPFYILAQVAGAFCAAALVYTLYSNLFFDYEQAHQMVRGSQESLELASVFSTYPHPSLTTLQAFLVEVVITAILMGVIMALTDDKNGLPRGALAPLLIGLLIAVIGSSMGPLTGFAMNPARDFGPKLMTFFAGWGQVSFTGGRDIPYFLIPIFAPIVGACLGAAIYRGLIARHLPDVAPAAAATETAAQVKTQAS; translated from the coding sequence ATGTCGACTGCATCGCAGCACCCCACACTTTCAGGCCAGTGCCTGGCCGAGTTTCTCGGCACCGCACTTTTGATCTTCTTCGGTACCGGTTGCGTTGCAGCCCTCAAGGTCGCGGGCGCAAGTTTTGGCTTATGGGAAATCAGCATCATCTGGGGCATTGGCGTCAGCATGGCGATTTACCTGACGGCAGGCGTTTCCGGGGCACACCTGAACCCGGCAGTCAGCATCGCGCTGTGCCTGTTCACCGACTTTGAAAAACGCAAACTGCCTTTCTACATCCTTGCCCAGGTCGCGGGAGCCTTCTGCGCCGCGGCGTTGGTTTACACGCTCTACAGCAACCTGTTCTTCGATTACGAACAAGCCCACCAAATGGTTCGCGGCAGTCAGGAAAGCCTGGAATTGGCGTCGGTATTCTCCACCTACCCTCACCCATCGCTGACAACCCTGCAGGCCTTCCTCGTCGAGGTGGTGATTACCGCTATCCTTATGGGCGTCATCATGGCCCTGACCGATGACAAGAACGGCTTGCCGCGCGGTGCCCTGGCGCCGTTGCTGATCGGCTTGCTGATCGCGGTCATCGGCAGCTCGATGGGGCCACTGACCGGTTTTGCGATGAACCCTGCGCGTGATTTCGGCCCCAAGCTGATGACTTTCTTCGCTGGCTGGGGTCAAGTTTCGTTCACCGGCGGGCGCGATATTCCTTATTTCCTGATTCCGATTTTTGCACCGATTGTTGGCGCCTGCCTGGGCGCAGCGATCTATCGCGGGCTGATTGCGCGCCACTTGCCTGATGTAGCCCCTGCGGCTGCAGCCACCGAGACTGCAGCACAGGTGAAAACCCAGGCATCCTGA
- the ybaK gene encoding Cys-tRNA(Pro) deacylase, translated as MTPALDLLKKVRAEHRVHSYEHDPKAASYGLEAAEKLGLEPAQVFKTLLASSEKGELLVAVVPVVGSLDLKALAHAAGVKKVEMADPAAAQRATGYLLGGISPLGQKKRLRTFIDKSAEGFSTIYVSAGRRGLEVELAPAVLAEHTQATFAEVGRA; from the coding sequence ATGACGCCTGCGCTGGATCTGCTGAAAAAAGTTCGCGCCGAACATCGGGTACATAGCTATGAACATGACCCCAAGGCGGCTTCCTATGGCCTTGAGGCTGCAGAGAAGCTCGGGCTGGAGCCGGCACAAGTGTTCAAGACGCTGTTGGCCAGCAGTGAAAAGGGCGAGTTGCTGGTGGCTGTTGTACCGGTCGTCGGAAGTCTTGATCTGAAAGCGCTGGCCCATGCTGCCGGGGTGAAGAAAGTCGAAATGGCCGACCCTGCGGCTGCTCAGCGAGCAACCGGGTATCTGCTGGGCGGGATCAGCCCGCTGGGGCAAAAGAAGCGCCTGCGTACTTTTATTGATAAAAGTGCCGAGGGCTTTTCGACTATTTATGTCAGCGCCGGACGACGCGGGCTTGAGGTGGAACTGGCGCCTGCGGTGCTGGCAGAGCACACGCAGGCAACGTTCGCAGAAGTAGGCAGGGCGTAA
- a CDS encoding ABC transporter ATP-binding protein, which translates to MSQPLLLNLRDLACGYQGQSVVQNLNLHLNAGDIGCLLGSSGCGKTTTLRAIAGFEPVHQGEISLAGEVISSAGFTLAPEKRRIGMVFQDYALFPHLSVADNIAFGIRKHPNKDRVTEELLELVNLKNLGKRFPHELSGGQQQRVALARALAPEPQLLLLDEPFSNLDGELRRKLSHEVRDILKARGTSAILVTHDQEEAFAVSDHVGVFKEGRLEQWDTPYNLYHEPQTPFVASFIGQGYFIRGQLLTPESVQTELGVLRGNRAYTWPTGGAVDVLLRPDDIVYAPDSDLKARIIGKTFLGASTLYRLQLPTGSQLESIFPSHADHLPGTDVGIRVAAEHLVMFQTSGSIAAQIPQSESGVRRFSAAH; encoded by the coding sequence ATGAGTCAGCCGCTATTGCTTAACCTTCGTGATCTGGCCTGTGGTTATCAGGGCCAGAGCGTGGTGCAGAACCTCAACCTGCACCTCAATGCCGGCGATATTGGCTGTCTGCTGGGCTCGTCGGGCTGTGGCAAAACCACTACCTTGCGCGCTATTGCCGGTTTTGAACCCGTACACCAGGGCGAAATCAGCCTGGCAGGCGAAGTGATCTCCAGCGCCGGCTTCACATTGGCACCCGAGAAGCGCCGTATCGGCATGGTGTTTCAGGACTACGCCCTGTTCCCGCACCTGAGCGTGGCTGACAACATTGCCTTCGGCATTCGCAAGCATCCGAACAAAGACCGGGTGACCGAAGAGCTGCTTGAGCTGGTCAACCTCAAAAACCTCGGCAAGCGCTTCCCCCACGAGTTATCCGGTGGCCAGCAACAACGCGTTGCCCTCGCCCGCGCCCTGGCGCCCGAGCCGCAACTGTTGTTGCTGGATGAGCCATTCTCCAACCTGGATGGCGAGCTGCGCCGCAAGCTCAGCCACGAAGTGCGCGATATCCTGAAAGCCCGTGGCACCAGTGCCATTTTGGTGACACACGATCAGGAAGAAGCCTTCGCTGTCAGCGACCATGTTGGCGTGTTCAAGGAAGGCCGTCTTGAGCAGTGGGATACGCCCTACAACCTCTACCATGAACCTCAGACGCCCTTTGTGGCGAGCTTTATCGGCCAGGGCTACTTTATTCGCGGTCAGTTGCTCACACCCGAGTCGGTACAAACTGAACTGGGGGTCTTGCGTGGCAACCGTGCCTACACCTGGCCAACGGGCGGTGCAGTGGATGTATTGCTGCGCCCGGACGATATCGTCTACGCACCCGACAGCGATTTGAAAGCGCGGATCATCGGCAAGACCTTCCTCGGCGCATCGACCCTGTATCGCCTGCAACTGCCCACAGGCAGCCAGCTGGAGTCGATTTTCCCGAGCCATGCCGACCACTTGCCGGGAACGGACGTAGGCATTCGCGTGGCCGCCGAGCACCTGGTCATGTTTCAAACCAGCGGCAGCATCGCGGCGCAAATTCCTCAATCCGAATCAGGTGTAAGGCGTTTCAGCGCAGCGCATTAA